From Deinococcus taeanensis, one genomic window encodes:
- a CDS encoding HD domain-containing phosphohydrolase, giving the protein MTADFAHSLLLDTTRFLLAQPDPDALCHGGLAFLAGRLEADLGMLHLRHSDQEYRLLSQVGEHPLMDVHHVQIMEPAWEALLQAGAWISAPVPSPDWTGPAERSYTRLGAQHLVNFGLYNGPALVGTVNLLFRTPRPDLGNLEVLGTVGALWGTLLSRMRTQQDLASREAMLRTVTDQSTDVISVVDEQGLIRYQSAASSTLLGYPPEALIGERYDRGIHRDDLGAVNAAMTDLRRVPGGSAAVTFRVWHAAGQLVWLEAHAHNLLHDPAVQGVVIHVRNVTVARTTQRHLERRVQELTLMHATGQELQRARTEEDVARHVVDLIEQRLAHPFVQVGKLEPDGSVVSVSREAARRHLPAARLPPGQGLIGACVSTGRSVLVPDVHQDSRYLGRHDSVRSELVVPVHVSGVVWGVLNVESERVSAFDDEDRRALETVASQAGTALANVALLNELRCSHDELRAAYDETIAGWARALDLRDRETEGHSQRVTNLSVALARRMGVPEPQLVHLRRGALLHDIGKMGIPDAILLKPGPLDEAEWTVMKRHPVLARDLLKAIGFLRPALDIPYAHHEHWNGGGYPLGLRGEAIPLPARIFAVIDVWDALRSDRSYRRAWTETQARAHLKAQAGTQFDPLVVRAFLNWLDAGLPGAAQPDAERPA; this is encoded by the coding sequence ATGACGGCCGACTTCGCCCACAGCCTGCTGCTGGACACCACCCGCTTCCTGCTGGCGCAGCCGGACCCGGACGCCCTGTGTCACGGCGGTCTGGCGTTCCTGGCCGGGCGGCTGGAAGCGGACCTGGGCATGCTGCACCTGCGGCATTCGGACCAGGAGTACCGGCTGCTCAGTCAGGTGGGTGAGCACCCCCTGATGGACGTGCACCACGTACAGATCATGGAACCCGCCTGGGAGGCGCTGCTGCAGGCCGGGGCGTGGATCAGCGCGCCGGTCCCCTCGCCCGACTGGACGGGACCGGCGGAACGCAGCTACACCCGGCTGGGAGCCCAGCACCTTGTGAATTTTGGCCTGTACAACGGCCCGGCGCTGGTGGGCACCGTGAACCTGCTGTTCCGCACGCCCCGCCCGGATCTCGGTAATCTGGAGGTCCTGGGCACGGTGGGCGCGCTGTGGGGCACGCTGCTGTCGCGTATGCGCACCCAGCAGGACCTCGCCTCGCGCGAGGCGATGCTGCGCACGGTCACTGATCAGAGCACCGACGTGATCTCCGTGGTGGACGAACAGGGTCTGATCCGGTACCAGAGCGCGGCGTCGAGCACCCTGCTGGGCTACCCGCCCGAAGCGCTGATCGGCGAAAGGTACGACCGGGGCATTCACCGTGATGACCTCGGGGCCGTGAACGCCGCCATGACGGACCTCAGGCGCGTGCCGGGCGGTTCTGCGGCCGTGACGTTCCGGGTGTGGCACGCGGCGGGGCAACTGGTGTGGCTTGAGGCGCACGCGCACAACCTGCTGCACGACCCGGCCGTGCAGGGCGTGGTGATTCACGTGCGGAACGTCACTGTGGCCCGGACCACACAGCGGCACCTGGAACGGCGCGTGCAGGAACTCACGCTGATGCACGCCACCGGGCAGGAACTCCAGCGTGCCCGCACCGAGGAGGACGTGGCGCGCCATGTGGTGGACCTGATTGAGCAGCGTCTTGCTCACCCGTTCGTGCAGGTGGGAAAACTCGAACCGGACGGCTCGGTGGTGTCCGTGTCGCGGGAAGCGGCGCGGCGACACCTGCCCGCCGCCCGGCTGCCGCCCGGCCAGGGTCTGATCGGCGCGTGCGTGAGCACCGGGCGCTCAGTTCTGGTACCGGACGTCCACCAGGACTCCCGGTACCTGGGGCGGCACGACAGCGTGCGCAGCGAACTGGTCGTGCCGGTGCACGTGAGCGGCGTGGTGTGGGGTGTGCTGAACGTGGAGAGCGAACGCGTGAGTGCCTTTGATGACGAGGACCGGCGGGCCCTGGAAACGGTGGCGTCGCAGGCGGGCACGGCCCTGGCGAACGTGGCGCTGCTGAACGAACTGCGCTGCTCTCACGACGAGCTGCGCGCCGCGTACGATGAAACCATTGCCGGCTGGGCACGCGCGCTGGACCTGCGTGACCGGGAAACCGAGGGGCACAGCCAGCGGGTCACGAACCTGAGTGTTGCGCTTGCGCGGCGCATGGGGGTGCCGGAGCCGCAGCTGGTGCACCTGCGGCGCGGGGCGCTGCTGCACGATATCGGCAAGATGGGCATCCCGGACGCGATCCTGCTGAAACCCGGGCCGCTGGATGAGGCAGAATGGACCGTCATGAAACGTCACCCGGTGCTGGCACGGGACCTGCTCAAGGCGATCGGGTTTCTGCGCCCGGCGCTGGACATCCCGTACGCGCACCATGAGCACTGGAACGGCGGCGGGTACCCGCTGGGCCTGCGCGGCGAGGCCATTCCGCTGCCTGCGCGGATCTTCGCGGTGATTGACGTGTGGGACGCCCTGCGCAGCGACCGCTCGTACCGCCGGGCGTGGACCGAGACGCAGGCACGCGCGCACCTGAAAGCGCAGGCGGGCACACAGTTCGACCCGCTGGTGGTGCGCGCCTTCCTGAACTGGCTGGACGCAGGCCTGCCCGGCGCGGCGCAGCCGGACGCGGAGCGCCCCGCGTGA
- a CDS encoding GGDEF domain-containing protein yields the protein MSVSGMNAQTLARELLQLQQAAEREPDPARRALTRRDAAYTALDLGDTALAMTHAVACLDDARRTADLSLQAKAHVTIALVMAEGYDEVGAAGHFREAEALARSARDARGVALVNVNAAHHDMERGAYVTGALRLNALLRSPYGEGLRQSDEYGPELQQTFHVNFTKAAACALMGQGTDQDRAEQLEQVRSEIEAQLAVSVAALERLQSSVDPPATRRWIHEVLDALTAAATQRGDLRRARTLADERVNLSEHSGVDAQLARALLGRAELLALTGAWADVARDAARASALFRGQQELRAVHARQQVAAALAAQGHWREAYEVQRTLTEETEGIYRAFFQQGARLRAIERQAQEAEVRARAFAEAALRDPLTGIPNRAAALQRLEQLWAAAKRGRPSVVALLDIDHFKSVNDRFGHAAGDEVLRRVAREVTLAIREVDTLARYGGEEFLLLLEGLRVDEARRVCLRIGERLADLGWAEVAPGLRVTASIGVALVTGEQSPEEILKDADAAMYAAKSAGRDTVREAPHVS from the coding sequence GTGAGCGTCAGCGGCATGAACGCGCAGACGCTCGCGCGGGAGCTGTTGCAGCTGCAACAGGCGGCCGAACGTGAACCGGACCCCGCGAGGCGGGCCCTGACGCGCCGCGACGCAGCGTACACGGCGCTGGACCTGGGCGACACGGCGCTCGCCATGACGCACGCCGTGGCGTGCCTGGACGACGCGCGGCGCACTGCGGACCTGTCCCTGCAGGCCAAGGCGCACGTGACCATCGCGCTGGTCATGGCCGAAGGGTACGACGAGGTCGGCGCGGCCGGGCACTTCCGTGAAGCGGAGGCCCTGGCCCGGTCTGCGCGCGACGCGCGCGGCGTCGCGCTCGTGAACGTGAATGCCGCGCATCACGACATGGAACGCGGCGCGTACGTGACCGGCGCGCTGCGCCTGAACGCCCTGCTGCGCTCCCCGTACGGGGAGGGCCTGCGCCAGTCGGACGAGTACGGCCCCGAACTACAGCAGACCTTCCACGTGAACTTCACGAAAGCGGCGGCGTGCGCCCTGATGGGCCAGGGCACCGACCAGGACCGCGCGGAGCAGCTGGAGCAGGTGCGCAGTGAGATCGAGGCGCAGCTCGCGGTGTCCGTGGCGGCCCTGGAACGCCTGCAGTCCAGCGTGGACCCGCCCGCCACCCGCCGCTGGATTCACGAGGTGCTCGACGCACTCACTGCGGCGGCCACGCAGCGCGGCGACCTGAGGCGCGCGCGCACGCTGGCCGACGAGCGCGTGAATCTCAGCGAGCATTCCGGCGTGGACGCTCAGCTGGCGCGGGCGCTGCTGGGGCGCGCGGAACTGCTCGCCCTGACCGGCGCGTGGGCGGACGTGGCGCGGGACGCGGCGCGCGCTTCGGCCCTGTTCCGCGGTCAGCAGGAACTGCGCGCGGTGCACGCCCGGCAGCAGGTGGCGGCTGCCCTGGCCGCGCAGGGACACTGGCGCGAAGCGTACGAGGTGCAGCGCACGCTGACCGAGGAAACCGAGGGCATCTACCGGGCGTTCTTCCAGCAGGGCGCGCGCCTGCGGGCCATTGAGCGGCAGGCGCAGGAGGCGGAGGTGCGCGCCCGGGCCTTTGCGGAAGCGGCGCTGCGCGATCCGCTGACCGGCATTCCGAACCGCGCGGCGGCCTTGCAGCGCCTGGAGCAACTCTGGGCGGCCGCCAAGCGGGGCCGCCCGAGTGTGGTGGCGCTGCTGGACATCGATCACTTCAAGAGCGTGAACGACCGCTTTGGGCACGCGGCGGGTGACGAGGTTCTGCGGCGCGTGGCCCGCGAGGTGACGCTCGCCATCCGCGAGGTCGACACCCTGGCGCGGTACGGCGGGGAGGAATTCCTGCTGCTGCTCGAGGGCCTGCGCGTGGACGAGGCGCGGCGCGTATGCCTGAGGATTGGGGAACGGCTGGCGGACCTCGGCTGGGCCGAGGTTGCCCCGGGTCTGCGCGTGACCGCCAGTATCGGCGTGGCCCTGGTGACGGGCGAGCAGAGTCCGGAGGAGATCCTGAAAGACGCCGACGCGGCCATGTACGCGGCGAAGTCCGCTGGCCGCGACACGGTCCGCGAGGCGCCGCACGTGTCCTGA
- a CDS encoding cyclase family protein gives MTESRRPRLIDLSVTLSNDTAAFEPNPHQITYTDHAQAAQAIPALMGLSAAQAARLMPRGHLWSVETVTLSTHSGTHVDAPYHYGPRMADGGAPLTIDQVPLDWCYGPGVCLDFTHKSPGDGITDTDVDRELRRIGHDLQPGDIVLTHTGASRHFHEPGYEHRHAGYTRAGLACLVERGVRLIGTDAWGIDRPFPALLKDAAAGTAEFWEAHLYGLERPYLQIEKLSNLDQLPGPTGFTVSAFPVKVQGASAAWARVVALIP, from the coding sequence ATGACTGAATCCCGCCGACCCCGCCTGATCGACCTGTCCGTCACGCTCAGCAACGACACCGCAGCGTTTGAACCCAACCCTCACCAGATCACGTACACCGACCACGCCCAGGCCGCGCAGGCCATTCCGGCCCTGATGGGCCTGAGTGCCGCGCAGGCCGCGCGCCTCATGCCCCGCGGCCACCTCTGGAGCGTCGAGACGGTCACGCTCTCCACCCACTCGGGCACGCACGTGGACGCCCCCTACCACTACGGGCCCCGCATGGCGGACGGCGGCGCCCCGCTTACCATCGACCAGGTGCCCCTCGACTGGTGCTACGGCCCCGGCGTGTGCCTGGACTTCACGCACAAGAGCCCCGGTGACGGCATCACCGACACGGACGTGGACCGCGAACTGCGCCGCATCGGGCATGACCTGCAGCCCGGCGATATAGTCCTGACCCACACAGGCGCCAGCCGGCACTTTCACGAACCCGGCTACGAGCACCGCCACGCCGGGTACACCCGCGCCGGGCTCGCCTGTCTCGTCGAGCGGGGCGTGCGCCTGATCGGCACCGACGCCTGGGGCATCGACCGACCCTTCCCCGCGCTGCTCAAGGACGCTGCCGCCGGGACCGCGGAGTTCTGGGAAGCGCACCTCTACGGCCTCGAGCGCCCATACCTCCAGATTGAGAAGCTCAGCAACCTCGACCAGCTGCCTGGCCCCACCGGCTTTACGGTCAGCGCCTTTCCGGTGAAGGTGCAGGGGGCGAGTGCTGCCTGGGCGCGCGTGGTGGCCCTTATTCCCTGA
- a CDS encoding sugar phosphate isomerase/epimerase family protein has protein sequence MPRLMTLFTGQWADLPLADLAPLARKMDYDGLELACWGDHFDVQAALRDPAYVQGRRELLAAHGLQCVAISNHLVGQAVCDRIDHRHREILPPHVWGDGDPEGVRQRAAQELTDTARAAAAFGVKVVNGFTGSSIWPLLYAFPPTTQADWDAGFEDFARRFGPILDAFDDADVNFALEVHPTEIAFDIATAQRALAAVGRHRRFGFNYDPSHLAYQHVDYVRFIRTFPERIFHAHMKDVWWGHGSGEVGVFGGHTTFGDPRRYWDFRSVGRGDIRFEDVLVALGDVGYAGPLSVEWEDSRMDRVHGATESVAFLRRLDFPPSAVAFDAAFGQDRA, from the coding sequence ATGCCGCGACTCATGACCCTGTTTACCGGCCAGTGGGCCGACCTGCCCCTCGCCGACCTTGCGCCGCTCGCCCGGAAGATGGACTACGACGGCCTGGAACTCGCCTGCTGGGGCGACCATTTCGACGTGCAGGCCGCCCTGCGCGACCCGGCGTACGTGCAGGGCCGGCGCGAGCTGCTCGCCGCTCACGGCCTGCAGTGCGTGGCGATCAGCAACCACCTCGTGGGCCAGGCGGTGTGCGACCGCATCGATCACCGTCACCGCGAGATTCTTCCGCCGCACGTGTGGGGGGACGGCGACCCCGAGGGCGTCCGCCAGCGGGCCGCGCAGGAACTCACCGACACGGCCCGCGCGGCCGCCGCGTTCGGGGTGAAGGTCGTGAACGGCTTTACCGGCTCCAGCATCTGGCCCCTGCTGTACGCCTTCCCGCCCACCACGCAGGCCGACTGGGACGCCGGGTTCGAGGACTTTGCCCGGCGCTTCGGGCCGATCCTCGACGCCTTCGACGACGCGGACGTGAACTTCGCGCTGGAGGTGCACCCCACCGAGATCGCCTTTGACATCGCCACGGCGCAGCGGGCCCTGGCGGCCGTGGGCAGGCACCGCCGCTTCGGGTTCAACTACGACCCGAGCCACCTCGCCTACCAGCACGTGGATTACGTGCGCTTCATCCGGACGTTCCCGGAGCGGATCTTTCACGCGCACATGAAAGACGTCTGGTGGGGCCACGGCAGCGGCGAGGTGGGGGTGTTCGGCGGGCATACGACCTTCGGCGACCCGCGCCGCTACTGGGATTTCCGCTCGGTGGGCCGCGGGGACATCCGCTTTGAGGACGTGCTCGTGGCGCTGGGGGACGTCGGGTACGCCGGGCCGCTGAGTGTGGAATGGGAAGACAGCCGGATGGACCGCGTGCACGGCGCCACCGAGAGCGTGGCGTTCCTGCGCCGGCTGGACTTCCCGCCGTCCGCCGTCGCATTCGACGCCGCGTTCGGACAGGACCGCGCATGA